A single window of Falco rusticolus isolate bFalRus1 chromosome 16, bFalRus1.pri, whole genome shotgun sequence DNA harbors:
- the POU2AF1 gene encoding POU domain class 2-associating factor 1: protein MGQPCIDMDVAAPALSVADEGALCSGWISQASPTSLQPLTQWTTYPDYVPHEAVSCPYTADMYVQPVCPSYTLVGPSSVLTYTSQPLITNFAPRSTPPAVVPPLEVTDQQPPLTYFPWAQPLSALPASTLQYQPASSTLPGPQFVPLPISIPEPAPQELEDARRVIGTLPIEKLLLEDEDNDTILHIYAAKGMRAYTLAAAERMKLLRRLDAKEHRGKTPLLVAVTARQPAIVYDLIQTGADVNAVDHKGQSALHLAATYGYAQVLQVILSLGFPLDLEMKDFEGHTPLHCAVLAHNTLLRERGCQALPEEQQKDLQHQSEELESCIHLLVQTGASIYSRDVKSNKTVLHYTVQDGNISLLRYFLELNAFKSKDFVNNKAHGNTALHMAAALPPDKNQKEIVQLLLDHGADPSIRNLDNDQAIHMAPPGKAGDQVRHLLKKGKVASAFISCRRNARS from the exons ATGG GCCAGCCTTGCATTGACATGGATGTTGCCGCCCCTGCCTTGTCTGTCGCAGATGAAGGAGCACTCTGTTCGGGCTGGATCTCCCAGGCTTCTCCTACATCCTTACAGCCTTTAACTCAGTGGACCACTTACCCTGATTACGTGCCCCACGAAGCGGTCAGCTGTCCGTACACAGCAGATATGTATGTCCAGCCTGTGTGTCCCAGTTACACGCTGGTTGGACCTTCATCTGTTCTGACTTACACTTCTCAGCCACTCATCACCAATTTTGCA CCACGAAGCACCCCCCCTGCTGTAGTGCCCCCGCTTGAGGTGACGGATCAGCAGCCCCCTCTCACCTACTTCCCATGGGCACAGCCCCTCTCTGCGCTGCCAGCCTCCACTCTGCAGTACCAGCCAGCTTCTTCCACGCTTCCCGGGCCACAGTTCGTGCCCTTGCCGATTTCCATCCCTGAAccagccccccaggagctggaggatGCCAGACGAGTCATCGGCACGCTGCCCATTGAGAAGCTGCTGCTAGAAGATGAAGACAATGATAC AATTCTACATATTTATGCAGCTAAAGGTATGAGAGCGTATACATTGGCAGCTGCAGAGCGCATGAAATTGCTGCGAAGACTTGATGCCAAGGAACACAGAGGAAAG ACTCCGCTGCTGGTGGCTGTCACTGCCAGGCAGCCAGCTATTGTCTATGATTTGATCCAGACAGGAGCAGATGTCAATGCTGTAGACCACAAAGGGCAGTCAGCTTTACATCTTGCTGCAACATATGGGTATGCCCAAGTCCTTCAG GTTATACTGTCACTAGGTTTCCCCCTTGATttagaaatgaaagattttgaaG GTCATACCCCTCTGCACTGCGCTGTCCTGGCTCACAACACCCTGCtccgggagcggggctgccaGGCGCtgccagaggagcagcagaaagatcTTCAGCACCAGAGCGAAGAGCTGGAGTCCTGCATCCACCTCCTGGTGCAGACGGGAGCCTCCATCTACAGCCGG gaTGTGAAAAGCAACAAGACAGTTCTTCATTATACGGTCCAGGATGGGAACATCTCCCTGCTCAGATACTTCTTGGAGCTGAATGCTTTCAAGTCCAAGGACTTTGTTAACAACAAG GCACATGGCAACACAGCTTTGCATATGGCAGCCGCATTGCCTCCTGACAAGAACCAGAAAGAAATCGTCCAGTTGCTCCTTGACCACGGGGCAGATCCGAGCATCCGCAACTTAGACAACGATCAGGCAATCCACATGGCTCCTCCTGGAAAAGCTGGGGATCAG GTTAGGCATTtgctgaagaaagggaaagtcGCATCTGCATTCATCTCCTGTCGCCGAAATGCCAGATCCTAG